The following proteins are co-located in the Brevibacillus laterosporus DSM 25 genome:
- a CDS encoding EcsC family protein encodes MESVEELQQQFRNIEVWEQEQKDLWFWEKIGRLPFVWLDRAVPKVLKEKVGDLLNELGAYIQTGGKYLIKNQDVWSRFNNPPNTIEQVQIRPLQEMDQVALQLTESRTNVAMVQGATTGFGGMFTLAIDIPVIIGLSLKVLQEMALTYGYDPHDKVERIFIIKCLQFTSADVVGKKAILEELAAFDEGEKHQEMIAQLQGWREVSLTYMDNMAWKKLFQLIPIVGMFFGAYTNRTQIADIAMTGQMLYKKRRILQRLAEQDRANL; translated from the coding sequence ATGGAAAGCGTAGAGGAATTGCAACAACAGTTCCGTAACATTGAAGTGTGGGAACAAGAGCAGAAAGATCTATGGTTCTGGGAGAAAATAGGGCGCCTTCCGTTTGTATGGTTAGATCGAGCTGTCCCAAAAGTTTTAAAAGAAAAGGTAGGAGATTTGTTAAACGAATTAGGTGCCTATATCCAGACGGGCGGGAAATATCTAATCAAGAATCAAGATGTTTGGAGCCGGTTTAACAACCCACCAAATACGATCGAGCAAGTGCAAATAAGACCTCTACAGGAAATGGATCAGGTAGCCCTTCAATTAACGGAATCGCGCACGAATGTTGCGATGGTTCAAGGCGCTACTACAGGCTTTGGCGGTATGTTTACACTTGCGATAGACATACCAGTTATCATAGGTCTTTCCTTAAAAGTATTGCAGGAGATGGCACTTACGTATGGCTATGACCCGCATGATAAGGTGGAACGTATTTTTATTATTAAATGTTTGCAATTTACCTCTGCAGATGTAGTTGGTAAAAAGGCAATTTTAGAAGAGCTGGCAGCTTTTGATGAGGGAGAAAAACATCAAGAAATGATTGCTCAGCTACAAGGCTGGCGCGAAGTGAGCTTGACATACATGGATAATATGGCATGGAAGAAGTTATTTCAGTTAATCCCCATAGTTGGTATGTTTTTTGGTGCATATACGAATCGTACACAGATTGCAGACATAGCGATGACAGGGCAGATGCTCTACAAGAAGCGGAGAATCTTACAGAGATTAGCAGAACAAGACAGAGCGAACCTATAA
- a CDS encoding Zn-dependent hydrolase, whose translation MDTYKKQKHVLDSPVQIKEQRIDSRLRQLGEIGRTMEQGVTRLALTAEDMAAQRIVASWMEEAGMRVRKDCFGNLIGRKEGNNPHAPVVMLGSHIDSVPNGGRFDGTVGVIGGIEVVQVLRENNVQHDHPIEVVAFCDEEGVRFSDGFFGSRGMCGKLTPEDMERHDNQGMTRMEALQQCGFPSQQSGSDVLSSEEIKAYLELHIEQGPYLQAVNEPVGIVTSIMGVKLLSIKLMGQSGHAGTVPMNMRHDPIMAAAEAILGIEKICSADASKPTVGTVGTIGIEPGACNVIPGSVELTVDIRDIDESRLLQILTDIEALLSEISLRRGLEYQIENVLAIKKADAAAELVQMFREIGLRRQNELPEMYSGAGHDAMILSEITQMGMLFVRCKDGISHHPDEWSHASDICLGVEYLYEAVCRLAT comes from the coding sequence ATGGATACCTATAAAAAACAGAAACATGTTCTGGATTCGCCCGTACAGATAAAAGAGCAAAGAATTGACAGTAGGTTACGACAATTAGGTGAAATTGGTAGGACGATGGAACAGGGCGTTACGAGATTGGCGTTGACAGCTGAAGATATGGCAGCACAACGTATAGTTGCTAGTTGGATGGAAGAAGCTGGAATGCGTGTTCGTAAAGATTGTTTTGGGAATTTAATTGGTAGAAAAGAAGGCAACAATCCCCATGCTCCTGTCGTAATGCTTGGTTCCCATATCGATTCAGTTCCTAATGGTGGTAGATTCGATGGTACGGTTGGAGTAATTGGAGGAATTGAGGTTGTTCAGGTTTTACGTGAAAATAATGTGCAACATGACCACCCTATTGAAGTAGTTGCTTTTTGTGATGAAGAAGGAGTTCGCTTTTCAGATGGTTTTTTTGGGAGTAGGGGGATGTGTGGCAAGCTTACCCCAGAGGATATGGAAAGACACGACAATCAGGGTATGACCAGAATGGAAGCCCTACAGCAATGTGGCTTTCCTTCTCAACAATCAGGATCAGATGTGCTGAGTTCTGAGGAAATAAAGGCATATCTAGAACTACATATCGAACAAGGTCCATATCTACAAGCAGTGAATGAGCCTGTTGGGATTGTTACCAGCATTATGGGAGTGAAATTGCTGTCCATCAAATTGATGGGGCAGTCAGGTCACGCAGGTACAGTACCAATGAACATGCGACACGACCCAATCATGGCTGCAGCCGAAGCAATTTTGGGAATAGAAAAAATATGTAGTGCTGATGCTAGCAAACCTACCGTGGGGACAGTGGGTACAATTGGGATAGAACCAGGTGCTTGCAATGTAATACCAGGCTCGGTTGAATTGACAGTTGATATTAGAGATATAGATGAGAGTCGGTTGTTGCAGATTTTGACAGATATAGAGGCCCTCCTCTCAGAAATTTCCTTGCGACGTGGGCTAGAATATCAGATTGAGAATGTGTTGGCGATAAAAAAGGCGGATGCCGCCGCTGAACTTGTACAGATGTTTCGAGAGATTGGCTTGAGAAGACAGAACGAACTGCCAGAGATGTATAGTGGTGCAGGTCACGATGCGATGATTCTGTCTGAGATAACACAAATGGGGATGCTATTTGTTCGTTGCAAGGATGGGATTAGTCATCATCCTGACGAGTGGTCCCATGCTTCAGATATTTGTCTCGGCGTAGAGTATTTGTATGAAGCGGTTTGTCGATTAGCTACCTAA
- a CDS encoding YbgA family protein, translated as MEITTKPIVVVSKCLEFAECRYNGDVLSDVTVRSLAPFVTFIPVCPEIEIGLGIPRETIRIIKDGEQHRLVQPSTRVDLSQQMDAFADTFLQNVGEVDGFILKNRSPSCGVKDVKVYSGWEKAPVVESAPGFFGAKVNAYFPHAAIEEEGRLKNFTIREHFFTKLFTQAYFRQLRMEPTIRKLIQFHAENKYLFMAYNQKLTKELGKIVANHDKKAEQQVWDEYATLLPNMFKRTARYTSNINVCEHIMGYFSKRLSTKEKEHFKHLLHRYRERKLPLSSMTSLLKSWVFRYEQEYLLQQRFFEPYPEELIDLGDSGKGRDY; from the coding sequence GTGGAGATAACAACCAAACCGATTGTTGTTGTAAGTAAATGTTTGGAATTTGCGGAGTGTCGTTACAATGGAGATGTGCTTTCGGATGTAACCGTTCGAAGCCTGGCTCCTTTTGTGACTTTTATTCCTGTATGTCCCGAGATTGAGATCGGTTTGGGGATCCCGCGTGAAACCATTCGAATCATTAAAGATGGTGAGCAGCACCGGCTCGTCCAGCCTTCAACACGAGTAGATCTTAGCCAACAGATGGATGCCTTTGCCGATACCTTCTTACAAAATGTAGGAGAAGTGGATGGTTTTATTTTGAAAAATCGTTCTCCAAGCTGCGGAGTAAAAGATGTCAAAGTATATAGTGGTTGGGAAAAAGCACCTGTTGTCGAAAGTGCTCCCGGTTTCTTTGGTGCTAAGGTAAACGCGTATTTTCCTCATGCGGCTATTGAGGAAGAAGGCAGGTTAAAAAACTTTACCATTCGAGAACATTTCTTTACGAAGCTGTTTACGCAAGCTTATTTTCGTCAGCTAAGAATGGAACCTACTATTCGGAAGCTCATTCAATTTCATGCTGAAAACAAATATTTATTTATGGCATATAATCAAAAGCTAACAAAAGAATTAGGTAAGATTGTTGCAAATCACGACAAAAAAGCAGAGCAACAGGTCTGGGACGAGTATGCTACCTTATTACCTAACATGTTTAAGCGTACAGCTCGGTATACCTCCAACATTAATGTCTGTGAACATATTATGGGCTATTTTAGCAAGAGGCTTTCTACAAAGGAAAAGGAGCACTTTAAACATTTATTACATCGGTATCGAGAACGAAAATTGCCACTCAGTAGTATGACCAGTCTTTTGAAATCGTGGGTATTTCGATATGAACAAGAATATTTGTTACAGCAACGCTTTTTTGAACCTTATCCTGAGGAATTAATTGATTTAGGAGACTCTGGAAAAGGGAGAGATTACTGA
- a CDS encoding YxeA family protein yields MSINKFVIILASIVAGILLLLFALRGQSVMLDRLNPTIPVKPYYTVVETDGKKLNDTQWEYQFVGYDDQGEQNTFIMIASKNLRKGAYLEVYAKGLNGKGWTEVTPAGVPEKAQIKLSTPKES; encoded by the coding sequence GTGTCTATTAACAAATTTGTAATCATCCTAGCATCCATCGTAGCTGGGATACTCCTTCTTCTGTTTGCTCTAAGAGGTCAATCTGTTATGCTTGATCGTCTCAACCCTACTATTCCGGTAAAGCCTTACTATACGGTCGTGGAAACTGATGGTAAAAAGCTAAACGATACACAGTGGGAATATCAATTCGTTGGATACGATGATCAAGGAGAACAAAATACCTTTATCATGATCGCTTCTAAAAACCTGCGTAAAGGTGCATATTTAGAGGTTTATGCGAAAGGCTTAAATGGAAAAGGCTGGACGGAAGTAACTCCGGCAGGTGTTCCTGAAAAAGCACAGATAAAACTAAGTACTCCAAAAGAGTCCTGA
- a CDS encoding MDR family MFS transporter, translating into MFSKMLSTYPRTLWILAIGAIINVTGMSFIWPLNNIYITQVLGKPATVAGLVLMLHAGMGIIGSMAGGILHDKIGGIKTIFAGVLISAACVTSLAFFRVWPFYVCMMGVLGFSNSMVFPVLNAMAGSVWPEGGRRAFNLLYLSQNLGVAVGSALGGVVASVSFMFVFLVNGATNLIFLAVIGFGLDLKKIAAETAARNLQRKTEKANKASKDEPSIWKTPSGLSLIILGLGFAITWIPYVQWSTNLSSYMTKLGYSLSQYSLLWTINGALIILAQPLCAYVTRHYLSNLRSQMIGGLFIFVCGMGVLAFDQAYSHFVWGMIIVTLGEMLLWPAVPAAAAELSIPGKEGLFQGAVSGSATAGRMIGPFIGGLLYESFSPVFMLYVMIAICVLPLLCYLFYDRPLYGSLRDRI; encoded by the coding sequence GTGTTTTCCAAAATGTTATCCACCTATCCTCGAACCTTGTGGATTTTGGCGATAGGGGCCATTATTAATGTAACGGGGATGTCTTTTATTTGGCCTCTAAACAATATTTATATCACCCAGGTATTGGGTAAACCAGCTACGGTAGCTGGACTCGTCTTGATGCTTCATGCTGGTATGGGAATCATCGGAAGTATGGCAGGTGGCATTTTACATGACAAGATAGGCGGAATTAAAACCATCTTTGCTGGGGTACTTATCTCAGCTGCCTGCGTTACCTCGCTAGCTTTTTTCCGAGTATGGCCATTTTATGTTTGTATGATGGGCGTACTTGGCTTTAGTAATAGCATGGTATTCCCGGTCCTCAATGCGATGGCTGGAAGTGTCTGGCCAGAAGGGGGACGACGCGCATTTAACTTGTTATACTTGTCGCAAAATTTAGGTGTAGCGGTTGGTTCTGCGTTGGGTGGAGTGGTTGCTAGCGTATCGTTTATGTTTGTTTTTTTAGTGAATGGTGCAACTAATTTAATCTTTTTAGCCGTGATTGGCTTTGGATTAGATTTAAAGAAGATTGCGGCAGAGACAGCTGCGCGAAATTTGCAAAGAAAGACAGAGAAAGCTAACAAAGCTTCCAAGGATGAACCCTCCATCTGGAAAACACCCTCTGGCTTATCCTTGATCATTCTTGGCTTAGGGTTTGCGATAACTTGGATTCCCTATGTGCAATGGTCGACCAATTTATCTTCTTACATGACGAAGTTAGGCTACTCGTTATCCCAATATAGTTTGTTGTGGACGATTAACGGAGCATTGATAATCCTAGCTCAGCCGCTGTGTGCTTATGTCACACGTCACTATTTATCTAATCTTCGTTCTCAGATGATCGGTGGCTTGTTTATCTTTGTTTGTGGAATGGGTGTTTTAGCGTTCGATCAAGCTTATAGTCATTTTGTGTGGGGTATGATAATCGTAACTTTAGGAGAAATGCTATTATGGCCAGCAGTGCCAGCCGCGGCAGCAGAACTTTCGATTCCCGGTAAAGAGGGATTATTCCAAGGAGCTGTGAGTGGTTCAGCAACTGCAGGGCGTATGATTGGTCCATTCATCGGGGGGCTTTTGTACGAAAGCTTCTCACCAGTCTTTATGCTGTACGTGATGATTGCAATTTGTGTGTTACCCCTCCTTTGTTATCTCTTTTATGATCGCCCGTTATATGGCAGTCTTAGAGATCGAATTTAA
- the fni gene encoding type 2 isopentenyl-diphosphate Delta-isomerase, with protein MTHQSEIEKRKSEHIEICLHKEVANRLTTGLEQYHFLHAALPEIHFADVSLHTTFLGKHMGTPFLVSSMTGGTKNAEQINTKLAIAAEARGWAMGLGSVRAALESDELAQTFRVREHAPTIPIIANLGAVQLNYGYTVKECLRCVELVEADALVLHVNSMQEIFQPGGDHDFGHLLPKIEQVCKASQIPIGVKEVGFGIDSQTARRLVDAGVSFIDVAGAGGTSWIEVEKHRSNETMKQIAAEAFRDWGIPTAVSLQTIREELPFFPLIGSGGIHNGVEAAKAIALGADLVGFGRALLEAATTSVKEVVALMERVEFECRAAMFGIGVATIEGLSATDRLWSIGELKINRGKR; from the coding sequence GTGACGCATCAGTCAGAGATTGAAAAACGTAAATCAGAACATATTGAGATTTGTTTACATAAAGAGGTAGCCAACCGGTTGACCACAGGTCTAGAGCAGTATCATTTTTTACATGCGGCCCTTCCAGAGATTCATTTTGCTGATGTCTCGTTACATACCACTTTCTTAGGAAAACATATGGGGACTCCTTTTCTTGTAAGTTCCATGACGGGTGGAACGAAGAATGCTGAACAAATAAATACCAAACTAGCTATTGCTGCTGAGGCTAGAGGGTGGGCCATGGGACTTGGTTCCGTACGTGCTGCATTGGAGAGTGATGAGCTTGCTCAAACCTTTAGAGTGAGAGAACACGCTCCAACGATTCCAATCATCGCAAATTTAGGCGCTGTTCAACTAAATTATGGCTACACGGTCAAAGAATGTCTTCGCTGCGTAGAGCTGGTTGAAGCTGATGCGCTGGTATTACACGTAAATAGTATGCAGGAGATTTTTCAACCTGGCGGAGATCATGATTTTGGGCATCTACTACCAAAGATTGAGCAGGTTTGTAAGGCGAGTCAAATTCCAATCGGGGTGAAGGAAGTAGGGTTTGGCATTGATTCGCAAACAGCTAGACGCCTCGTGGATGCTGGAGTTTCCTTTATTGACGTAGCAGGGGCAGGGGGTACATCCTGGATCGAGGTTGAAAAGCACCGATCCAATGAAACAATGAAGCAAATTGCCGCAGAAGCGTTTCGGGATTGGGGTATTCCGACAGCTGTTTCCTTACAAACCATTCGAGAAGAGCTTCCTTTCTTCCCTTTAATCGGAAGTGGTGGTATTCATAACGGGGTTGAAGCGGCAAAAGCGATTGCTTTGGGAGCTGATTTAGTTGGATTTGGTCGTGCTCTACTTGAAGCGGCTACGACATCCGTTAAAGAAGTGGTGGCACTTATGGAACGAGTAGAGTTTGAGTGCCGTGCAGCGATGTTTGGAATTGGTGTGGCTACGATTGAAGGTCTGTCAGCTACAGATCGCTTATGGTCGATAGGTGAATTAAAAATCAATCGAGGTAAACGATGA
- a CDS encoding cold-shock protein — protein MYYSRKQEEPVEDVETSIWACTKDDCICWMRENLSFDEVPVCPICSSSMVKDSKMLPPIA, from the coding sequence ATGTATTATTCTCGCAAACAAGAAGAGCCGGTAGAAGATGTTGAAACCTCTATCTGGGCATGTACCAAAGATGATTGTATCTGCTGGATGAGAGAAAATTTATCTTTTGACGAAGTACCGGTTTGTCCGATTTGCAGCTCCTCTATGGTTAAAGATTCAAAAATGCTCCCCCCTATTGCTTAA